The Mytilus edulis chromosome 12, xbMytEdul2.2, whole genome shotgun sequence genome contains a region encoding:
- the LOC139498492 gene encoding androgen-induced gene 1 protein-like isoform X2, producing MLTYHFPVYVLYIFSLTYDIVNIEVGWQGYGGKFKFLTFWNLCIQTLYFGITVLNDFCGSNVRPSEKGQKISSMQKFRDYFLATLVFPVGMFVVMTFWGIYAVDRELVYPRALDKIIPPWLNHIMHTTIVPFLLVEKYIVYHQYPPRKSGLITLLGFALLYLVWILWIAYYANIWVYPILKVLQPHQRAVFIIVLLFLFISLYILGEAINKFLWGKERSVVHSRKMKNTQKVK from the exons ATGTTGACGTATCATTTTCCAGTTTATGTTCTCTATATTTTCTCCCTAACCTATGACATCGTTAATATAGAAGTTGGTTGGCAAGGATATGGGGGAAAATttaaatttctaacattttgGAATTTA TGTATTCAGACATTATACTTTGGCATTACTGTACTGAATGATTTTTGTGGATCCAATGTTCGACCATCAGAAAAGGGACAAAAAATATCATCCATGCAGAAATTTAGAGATTATTTCTTGGCAACGCTTGTTTTTCCTGTTGGTATG TTTGTGGTGATGACATTCTGGGGTATATATGCTGTAGACAGAGAACTAGTCTATCCAAGAGCGTTAGATAAAATTATACCACCATGGCTCAATCATATTATG CATACAACCATTGTACCATTTTTATTAGTAGAGAAATACATAGTATATCATCAATATCCACCACGTAAATCTGGTTTAATTACCTTATTGGGTTTTGCATTGCTGTATTTAGTGTG gaTATTATGGATAGCTTATTATGCCAATATCTGGGTATATCCTATATTGAAAGTTTTACAGCCTCACCAGAGAGCTGTGTTCATCATAGTACTGTTATTCCTATTCATTAGTTTATATATATTAGGAGAGGCTATTAATAAATTTTTATGGG
- the LOC139498492 gene encoding androgen-induced gene 1 protein-like isoform X1 codes for MNSLLVKVYHLTTFVVLLGSFIYNQIQIKDEHGRGVLGYKGFGGKFKYLTFWYFCIQTLYFGITVLNDFCGSNVRPSEKGQKISSMQKFRDYFLATLVFPVGMFVVMTFWGIYAVDRELVYPRALDKIIPPWLNHIMHTTIVPFLLVEKYIVYHQYPPRKSGLITLLGFALLYLVWILWIAYYANIWVYPILKVLQPHQRAVFIIVLLFLFISLYILGEAINKFLWGKERSVVHSRKMKNTQKVK; via the exons ATGAATTCCCTGCTTGTGAAAGTTTATCATCTCACAACATTTGTTGTGTTGTTGGGATCATTCATTTACAATCAAATTCAAATCAAAGATGAACATGGAAGAGGGGTACTCGGCTACAAAGGATTTGGtggaaaattcaaatatttaacattttggtatttt TGTATTCAGACATTATACTTTGGCATTACTGTACTGAATGATTTTTGTGGATCCAATGTTCGACCATCAGAAAAGGGACAAAAAATATCATCCATGCAGAAATTTAGAGATTATTTCTTGGCAACGCTTGTTTTTCCTGTTGGTATG TTTGTGGTGATGACATTCTGGGGTATATATGCTGTAGACAGAGAACTAGTCTATCCAAGAGCGTTAGATAAAATTATACCACCATGGCTCAATCATATTATG CATACAACCATTGTACCATTTTTATTAGTAGAGAAATACATAGTATATCATCAATATCCACCACGTAAATCTGGTTTAATTACCTTATTGGGTTTTGCATTGCTGTATTTAGTGTG gaTATTATGGATAGCTTATTATGCCAATATCTGGGTATATCCTATATTGAAAGTTTTACAGCCTCACCAGAGAGCTGTGTTCATCATAGTACTGTTATTCCTATTCATTAGTTTATATATATTAGGAGAGGCTATTAATAAATTTTTATGGG